One region of Streptomyces davaonensis JCM 4913 genomic DNA includes:
- a CDS encoding chaplin — protein sequence MVAAAAATSILSLCGAPALADTSANGTATDSPGVLSGNDVSAPVDVPVNVCGNTVDAASALNPAFGNDCANVGDSDRHGGSEDGWKDGSGSGSDSGPGGGYSDGFDDGHASDFDHGSGSSASGTSEGSPGVGSGNAAQAPVDVPVNACGNTVDVVGALNPVFGNDCGHEDEPEGGYGDTPPTKPPTKPPTKPPTQPPTKPPTTHPPTTPPTTPPTTKPPTPPTKPPTTTPPTKPPTTTPPTKPPGHHGPPPEMADTGAGEATLAAAGASAALIVAGAVLYRRGRAASRR from the coding sequence ATGGTCGCGGCCGCGGCCGCGACAAGCATTCTGTCCCTGTGCGGCGCTCCCGCCCTCGCCGACACGAGCGCGAACGGGACCGCGACGGATTCGCCCGGTGTGCTGTCCGGCAACGATGTGTCGGCGCCGGTCGACGTCCCGGTCAACGTCTGCGGCAACACCGTCGACGCGGCCTCCGCGCTCAACCCGGCCTTCGGCAACGACTGTGCCAACGTCGGGGATTCGGACCGCCATGGCGGCTCCGAGGACGGCTGGAAGGACGGCTCCGGGAGCGGTTCTGACAGCGGCCCCGGTGGCGGCTACAGCGACGGCTTCGACGACGGCCACGCGTCCGACTTCGACCACGGCTCCGGAAGTTCGGCGTCCGGGACGAGCGAGGGCTCGCCCGGTGTCGGGTCCGGGAACGCGGCGCAGGCTCCGGTCGACGTTCCGGTCAACGCCTGCGGCAACACCGTCGATGTGGTCGGCGCGTTGAACCCCGTGTTCGGCAACGACTGCGGTCACGAGGACGAGCCGGAGGGCGGCTACGGCGACACCCCGCCGACGAAGCCCCCGACGAAGCCGCCCACAAAGCCGCCGACGCAGCCGCCGACCAAGCCGCCGACGACGCACCCGCCGACCACGCCTCCTACTACGCCTCCCACGACGAAGCCGCCGACGCCGCCCACCAAGCCGCCGACGACGACGCCGCCCACGAAGCCGCCGACGACGACGCCGCCGACGAAGCCGCCGGGGCACCACGGGCCGCCGCCCGAGATGGCCGACACCGGTGCCGGGGAGGCCACCCTGGCCGCGGCCGGCGCCAGCGCCGCGCTGATCGTGGCCGGGGCAGTGCTGTACCGACGAGGCAGAGCCGCGTCCCGTCGGTGA